The Hymenobacter sp. 5317J-9 genome has a window encoding:
- the selD gene encoding selenide, water dikinase SelD: MPETSQPMEYKLTQYSHGAGCGCKIAPAVLDQMLHTSIAQPHHDQLLVGNASRDDAAVYDIGGGQAVISTTDFFMPIVDDAYDFGRIASANAISDVYAMGGRPLLAIAVLGWPVDKLPPEVARRVLEGARSICAEAGIPLAGGHSIDSPEPIFGLAVTGMVEIADLKQNDTATAGSELFLTKPLGVGILTTAQKKGILRDEDAALAPAQMMQLNKIGAELSKLPAVTALTDVTGFGLLGHLAEVCEGSGLTAEIDFAKVPRIAAADSYLKQGSVPGGTNRNWASYGHKVGTITDEQRAWLCDPQTSGGLLVCVEPSGRAAVEAVFAKHGLALESFGHLRAHTEGEAWVQVMA, encoded by the coding sequence ATGCCCGAAACTTCCCAACCCATGGAATACAAACTCACCCAATACAGCCACGGCGCGGGCTGCGGCTGCAAAATCGCGCCGGCCGTGCTCGACCAGATGCTGCACACCAGCATTGCCCAGCCGCACCACGACCAGCTGCTGGTGGGCAATGCCAGCCGCGACGATGCGGCCGTGTACGACATCGGCGGGGGCCAGGCCGTGATTTCGACCACCGACTTCTTCATGCCCATCGTCGACGACGCCTATGATTTCGGGCGCATCGCCTCGGCCAATGCCATTTCGGACGTGTACGCCATGGGCGGGCGGCCGCTGCTGGCCATTGCCGTGCTGGGCTGGCCCGTGGATAAGCTGCCGCCCGAGGTGGCGCGCCGCGTATTGGAAGGTGCCCGCAGCATTTGTGCCGAGGCCGGCATTCCGCTGGCCGGCGGCCACAGCATCGACTCGCCGGAGCCCATTTTTGGGCTGGCCGTGACGGGCATGGTGGAAATAGCAGACCTGAAGCAGAACGACACGGCTACGGCCGGCTCGGAGCTTTTCCTGACCAAGCCGCTGGGCGTAGGTATCCTGACCACGGCGCAGAAAAAAGGCATTTTGCGCGATGAGGACGCAGCTCTGGCGCCGGCCCAGATGATGCAGCTCAATAAGATTGGAGCGGAGCTAAGCAAACTGCCGGCCGTGACGGCCCTGACCGACGTAACCGGCTTTGGCCTGCTGGGTCACCTGGCCGAAGTGTGCGAAGGCAGCGGGCTGACGGCCGAAATTGACTTTGCCAAAGTGCCGCGCATTGCCGCAGCTGACTCTTACCTCAAGCAGGGCAGCGTGCCCGGCGGCACCAACCGCAACTGGGCCAGCTACGGCCACAAAGTCGGCACCATCACGGATGAGCAGCGCGCTTGGCTATGCGACCCGCAGACTTCGGGCGGCCTACTGGTGTGCGTGGAACCCAGCGGCCGCGCGGCTGTGGAGGCGGTGTTTGCCAAGCACGGGCTGGCGCTGGAAAGCTTCGGCCACCTGCGCGCCCACACCGAAGGCGAGGCCTGGGTGCAGGTGATGGCCTAG
- a CDS encoding DUF2911 domain-containing protein, with translation MPATPAMPAAPAKEKPSPAATATGKIGTADVTVNYSSPGVKGRKIFGGLEPYGKVWRAGANEATTVEFSKDVTVEGKPLPAGKYGFFVIPAETGKWTVIFNKVPNQWGAFKYDEKQDALRVMVAPRKSASVTERLAYEVTPKALVLRWENVELPVAIK, from the coding sequence ATGCCGGCCACTCCCGCTATGCCGGCCGCACCGGCCAAGGAGAAGCCCAGCCCCGCCGCTACGGCCACCGGCAAAATCGGCACGGCGGACGTGACGGTGAACTACAGCAGCCCGGGGGTGAAGGGCCGCAAGATTTTTGGCGGCCTAGAGCCCTACGGCAAAGTGTGGCGTGCCGGCGCCAACGAGGCCACCACGGTGGAATTCAGCAAAGACGTGACGGTGGAAGGCAAGCCCCTGCCCGCCGGCAAGTACGGCTTCTTCGTGATTCCGGCCGAGACAGGGAAATGGACGGTAATCTTTAATAAGGTGCCCAACCAGTGGGGTGCTTTCAAATACGATGAGAAGCAGGACGCGCTGCGCGTGATGGTGGCGCCCCGCAAAAGCGCCAGCGTGACCGAGCGGCTGGCCTACGAAGTGACGCCCAAGGCGCTGGTGCTGCGCTGGGAAAACGTGGAGCTGCCGGTAGCCATCAAGTAG
- a CDS encoding ribosome maturation factor translates to MSYDRTLLLEMLRDAIGDLELFIVGLTVSDSVMPKITVILDGPTGLGINECAMISRRLNRRIEERYGEDSVYSLEVTSPGADQPLTDPRQYTRHIGRSLALKLNDGTEKTGVLTAATSEGVEIEEVIKQKTKKTTLPAAFYSFGDIKEAKVVISFK, encoded by the coding sequence ATGTCCTACGACCGTACCCTGCTGCTGGAAATGCTCCGCGACGCCATCGGCGACCTGGAGCTGTTCATCGTGGGCCTCACCGTGTCCGATTCGGTAATGCCCAAGATTACCGTCATCCTCGACGGCCCCACCGGCCTGGGCATCAACGAGTGCGCCATGATTAGCCGCCGCCTCAACCGCCGCATCGAGGAGCGCTACGGCGAGGATTCGGTGTATTCGCTCGAAGTCACCAGCCCCGGCGCCGACCAGCCCCTCACCGACCCGCGCCAGTACACCCGCCACATCGGCCGCTCGCTGGCCCTGAAGCTCAACGACGGCACCGAGAAAACCGGCGTCCTTACCGCCGCCACCTCCGAGGGCGTGGAAATCGAAGAAGTCATCAAGCAAAAAACCAAGAAAACCACCCTGCCCGCCGCTTTTTATTCCTTTGGGGACATAAAAGAGGCCAAGGTTGTTATCTCTTTCAAATAA
- the infB gene encoding translation initiation factor IF-2, which yields MAEATPKRLQQAAKDLNIGMDRVVEALAKKGIQVENKPTTKLTGEQVASLEKEFAASAHDRQEAQKVIQAKRQSDLDAAPKPAPAPPRPAPVAAPAPAPKPAAPVAPVAAATPAPAPAAPAAAATAPAPTSAPQAPAAPGLKVLGKIELDSKGRVVAPKPAAPAQAPAAPAPAPAAPKVEAPAPPKAETPAPAAAAAPQPVAKAEPVAAPAATPAPAPVAPAAPVAATPAAPAAAAPAVPADGGTPEDTSTIVAKSDTLKGLTVLGKIDLSSINNDRRGPGRGPRPIASSDVSKRGLPAGPGQKKRTRLPGPPGSTTSPPSPGYQGNRPAGGQGGGYQGNRPGGGQGGNRPGQRPGQPGPKPNAPALTPEQAEKQIQEQIKATLAKLGGNKATGQANRAKYRRDKRSMLAEDREALRAQNELDAKTLKLTEFISANDLASLMDVNVNEVIKVCLGMGMFVSINQRLDAEAITVIADEFGFDVEFLSAEEEEISIDAGDAEEDLRPRAPIVTIMGHVDHGKTSLLDYIRDASVAKGEAGGITQHIGAYEVRTKSGQPITFLDTPGHEAFTAMRARGAKVTDIAIIVVAADDSVMPQTKEAINHAQAAGVPIIIALNKIDKPAANPEKIREELSQINILVEEWGGKYQSQEVSAKSGIGIDDLLEKVLLEAELLDLKANPDRNAIGTVIEASLDKGRGYVTTVLVQTGTLNVGDVILAGPHFGRVKAMTDHRGKKMKTAPPATPVQVLGLTGAPQAGDRLQVMETEREAREIATQRLQLAREQTIRTKKHITLDEIGRRLAIGSFKELNILVKGDVDGSVEALSDSLLKLSTPEVKVNILSKGVGAISESDVLLASASDAIIIGFQVRPSQSARKLAENEQIDIRLYSIIYNAINEVKDAMEGMLAPTVQEVVVANAEVRQVFNITKVGTIAGCMMTEGTMTRKTKVRVVRDGIVLHTGDIQDLKRFKDDVSEVRQGYECGISIKGFNELQEGDNIEGFEEKEIKRTL from the coding sequence ATGGCGGAAGCAACCCCGAAACGGCTACAACAGGCGGCCAAAGACCTGAACATTGGAATGGACAGGGTGGTCGAGGCCCTGGCCAAAAAAGGCATACAAGTAGAAAACAAGCCGACCACGAAGCTCACTGGTGAGCAAGTGGCCTCGCTTGAAAAGGAATTTGCAGCCTCAGCTCACGACCGTCAGGAGGCCCAGAAGGTCATCCAGGCGAAGCGTCAGAGCGACCTTGATGCGGCCCCCAAGCCCGCACCGGCGCCCCCGCGTCCGGCTCCCGTGGCTGCCCCCGCACCGGCTCCCAAGCCGGCCGCGCCCGTGGCTCCGGTGGCGGCGGCCACTCCGGCGCCCGCGCCTGCTGCCCCGGCTGCAGCCGCTACGGCACCTGCTCCCACGTCCGCTCCCCAGGCGCCAGCCGCGCCCGGGCTCAAAGTATTAGGCAAAATTGAGTTGGACAGCAAAGGCCGCGTGGTGGCTCCCAAGCCTGCCGCACCGGCTCAAGCCCCGGCTGCTCCGGCCCCGGCTCCCGCTGCTCCGAAAGTAGAAGCTCCCGCTCCGCCCAAGGCTGAGACGCCAGCTCCGGCAGCCGCTGCCGCACCGCAGCCCGTTGCCAAGGCTGAGCCTGTTGCGGCTCCGGCCGCTACGCCGGCTCCTGCTCCGGTAGCGCCCGCGGCTCCCGTTGCGGCAACGCCCGCCGCTCCGGCTGCTGCTGCTCCGGCAGTTCCCGCCGATGGCGGCACGCCGGAAGACACCAGCACCATCGTGGCCAAGTCGGACACGCTGAAGGGCCTCACGGTTCTCGGCAAAATCGACTTGTCTTCCATCAACAACGACCGTCGTGGTCCGGGTCGTGGCCCTCGCCCCATTGCGTCGTCCGACGTAAGCAAGCGCGGTTTGCCTGCTGGCCCCGGCCAGAAGAAGCGCACGCGCCTGCCTGGCCCTCCCGGCAGCACTACCTCGCCGCCCAGCCCCGGCTACCAGGGCAACCGCCCGGCGGGTGGTCAGGGTGGTGGCTACCAGGGCAACCGCCCCGGCGGTGGTCAAGGCGGCAATCGCCCCGGCCAGCGCCCCGGCCAGCCCGGTCCCAAGCCAAATGCTCCTGCGCTCACGCCGGAGCAGGCCGAAAAGCAAATTCAGGAGCAGATTAAGGCCACGCTGGCCAAGCTCGGCGGCAACAAAGCCACCGGCCAGGCCAACCGTGCCAAGTATCGCCGCGACAAGCGCAGCATGCTGGCGGAGGACCGCGAGGCCCTGCGTGCACAGAACGAGCTCGACGCCAAGACCCTCAAACTCACCGAATTCATCTCGGCCAATGACTTGGCTTCGCTGATGGACGTGAACGTGAACGAGGTTATCAAGGTATGCCTGGGCATGGGCATGTTCGTGTCCATCAACCAGCGTCTTGATGCGGAAGCCATCACCGTGATTGCCGATGAATTCGGCTTTGACGTGGAGTTCCTGTCGGCCGAAGAGGAAGAAATCAGCATCGATGCCGGCGACGCCGAAGAGGACCTGCGTCCGCGTGCTCCCATCGTGACTATCATGGGCCACGTCGACCACGGCAAAACCTCGCTGCTTGACTACATCCGCGACGCGAGTGTGGCCAAGGGCGAAGCCGGCGGCATCACGCAGCACATTGGCGCTTACGAGGTGCGCACGAAATCGGGCCAGCCCATTACCTTCCTCGATACGCCTGGTCACGAAGCCTTTACGGCCATGCGTGCCCGTGGTGCCAAGGTGACGGATATCGCCATCATTGTGGTGGCGGCCGACGACTCGGTGATGCCGCAGACCAAGGAAGCCATCAACCACGCGCAAGCGGCTGGGGTGCCGATTATCATCGCCCTCAACAAGATTGACAAGCCTGCGGCTAACCCCGAGAAAATCCGCGAGGAGCTTTCCCAGATTAACATTCTGGTGGAAGAATGGGGTGGCAAATACCAGAGCCAGGAGGTTTCGGCCAAATCGGGTATCGGTATTGACGACCTGCTGGAAAAGGTACTGCTGGAGGCTGAATTGCTCGACCTGAAAGCCAACCCTGACCGCAACGCCATCGGTACCGTTATCGAAGCCTCGCTGGACAAAGGCCGTGGCTACGTGACCACCGTGCTGGTGCAAACCGGTACGCTGAACGTGGGCGACGTGATTCTGGCCGGCCCGCACTTCGGCCGCGTGAAGGCCATGACCGACCACCGCGGCAAGAAGATGAAGACCGCCCCGCCCGCTACGCCGGTGCAGGTGCTCGGCCTGACCGGTGCCCCGCAGGCCGGCGACCGCCTGCAGGTGATGGAAACGGAACGCGAAGCCCGAGAAATCGCCACGCAACGCCTGCAGCTGGCCCGCGAGCAAACCATCCGGACCAAAAAGCATATCACGCTGGACGAAATTGGTCGCCGCCTGGCCATCGGTTCGTTCAAGGAACTCAACATCCTAGTGAAGGGCGACGTGGACGGTTCGGTGGAAGCACTTTCCGACTCGCTGCTCAAGCTGAGCACGCCGGAAGTGAAGGTGAACATCCTCTCGAAAGGGGTGGGCGCCATTTCGGAAAGCGACGTGTTGCTGGCTTCTGCTTCCGACGCCATCATCATCGGCTTCCAGGTGCGGCCTTCGCAGAGTGCCCGCAAGCTGGCTGAGAACGAGCAGATTGACATCCGCCTGTACTCCATCATTTACAACGCCATCAACGAGGTGAAGGATGCCATGGAAGGCATGCTGGCCCCGACGGTGCAGGAAGTGGTGGTGGCCAACGCCGAGGTTCGTCAGGTGTTCAACATCACCAAAGTGGGTACCATTGCCGGCTGTATGATGACGGAAGGCACCATGACCCGCAAAACCAAGGTGCGCGTGGTGCGCGACGGCATCGTGCTGCACACCGGCGACATTCAGGACCTCAAGCGTTTCAAGGACGACGTGAGCGAGGTGCGCCAGGGCTACGAGTGCGGTATCTCCATCAAAGGCTTCAACGAGCTGCAGGAAGGGGATAACATCGAAGGCTTCGAAGAAAAGGAAATCAAGCGGACGCTGTAA
- the mscL gene encoding large conductance mechanosensitive channel protein MscL has translation MGFVSEFKEFIAKGNVLDLAVGVIIGAAFGKIVTSLTDDIIMPVVGLALGKVDFANLFVAMNGQHYTTIEEAKKAGVGTLNYGLFLNAVINFLIIAFIVFLIVKGANSIRKKPVEVVAVPATPPPPTTDQQLLMEIRDALRTGRA, from the coding sequence ATGGGCTTCGTCTCCGAATTCAAAGAATTTATTGCCAAAGGCAATGTGCTCGACCTCGCCGTGGGCGTCATCATCGGCGCGGCCTTTGGCAAAATCGTCACTTCGCTCACCGACGACATCATCATGCCCGTTGTGGGCCTGGCCCTCGGCAAAGTCGATTTCGCCAACCTGTTCGTGGCCATGAACGGCCAGCACTACACCACCATCGAAGAAGCCAAAAAGGCCGGCGTGGGCACGCTCAACTACGGCCTGTTTCTCAACGCCGTCATCAACTTCCTCATCATTGCCTTCATCGTGTTCCTGATTGTGAAGGGCGCCAACAGCATTCGGAAGAAGCCGGTGGAAGTAGTGGCCGTGCCCGCCACCCCACCGCCGCCCACCACCGACCAGCAACTGCTGATGGAAATCCGCGACGCCCTGCGTACCGGCCGGGCTTAA
- a CDS encoding enoyl-CoA hydratase-related protein: protein MSASFENLLYDLDAASGILTLTINRPSKLNALNAATIADIDAAVQQALNEPAVRGIILTGSGEKAFVAGADIAELAALTPAQAARAAERGQEAFCRIEESTKPVVAAVNGFALGGGCELAMACHMRVASDNARFGQPEVNLGLLPGYGGTQRLPQLIGKGKAIELLLTADMVKADEALRLGLVNHVVPQAELLPFCQQLLGKILGKAPLAVGMVLECVNAHYAKNTNGYEAEVKAFGRAFESEDFKEGTTAFVEKRAAVFTGK from the coding sequence ATGTCCGCTTCGTTCGAAAACCTGCTTTATGACCTCGACGCCGCCAGCGGCATCCTCACCCTTACCATCAACCGCCCCAGCAAGCTCAACGCGCTGAACGCGGCCACCATTGCCGACATCGACGCGGCCGTGCAGCAGGCGCTCAACGAGCCGGCCGTGCGCGGCATCATCCTCACGGGCAGCGGTGAGAAGGCCTTTGTGGCCGGGGCCGACATTGCCGAACTGGCCGCCCTCACGCCCGCACAGGCCGCCCGCGCCGCCGAGCGCGGCCAGGAAGCCTTCTGCCGCATCGAGGAAAGCACCAAGCCCGTGGTGGCGGCCGTGAACGGCTTTGCGCTGGGCGGCGGCTGCGAGCTGGCCATGGCCTGCCACATGCGCGTGGCTTCCGACAACGCCCGCTTTGGCCAGCCCGAGGTGAACCTGGGCCTGCTGCCCGGCTACGGCGGCACGCAGCGCCTGCCCCAGCTCATCGGCAAAGGCAAGGCCATTGAGCTGCTGCTGACGGCCGACATGGTGAAGGCCGACGAGGCCCTGCGCCTGGGCCTGGTGAACCACGTGGTGCCGCAGGCCGAGCTGCTGCCCTTTTGCCAGCAGCTGCTGGGCAAGATTTTGGGCAAGGCCCCGCTGGCGGTGGGCATGGTGCTGGAATGCGTGAATGCGCATTACGCCAAGAACACGAACGGCTACGAGGCGGAAGTGAAAGCCTTCGGCCGGGCCTTCGAAAGCGAGGATTTTAAAGAAGGCACCACAGCGTTTGTGGAGAAGCGCGCGGCCGTGTTCACCGGCAAATAG
- a CDS encoding polysaccharide biosynthesis C-terminal domain-containing protein, translating to MSVAKKLASQTAVYGVSSIVGRVLSYLLTPVYTAAFAAAEFGVVTGVYAYVSFLNVLFTYGMETTYFRFANRPGTDRRDLYDRVLSLLLLSTVVLTIVLILLAKPLLAMLGIPPGHEQYGVWMALILGLDALAAIPFARLRLENKARKFATIRLVNIVVNVGLNLFFLVFCPAVASGKWLPGLQPLVARVFDPTIGVSYVFLSNLFASGLTLLLLWREVLDFRFRLNLAFLRPLLGYTFPLMLMGLAGMVNETLDRIMLPMWLPRNFYPGQSSLTAVGIYGACYKLSIFMQLVNQAFRYAADPFFFSQATEKNSPATFALVMKWFTLCCAVIFVGVSLNVEDFGRLFLKRPEYLQGLVVVPILLLANLFLGVYYNLSVWFKLTDKTYFGTYIGAGGAVLTIALNFLLIPLLGYLGSALATLACYFMMAVLCWRLGERHFPVPYPALRLGLWLLFAAGLVALGWWLQPADWWMRHAWHAGLTVLFLAALWAVERPQAAFSTKAA from the coding sequence ATGAGTGTAGCAAAAAAACTGGCCTCGCAGACGGCCGTGTATGGCGTGAGCAGCATTGTGGGCCGGGTGCTCTCGTATCTGCTGACGCCGGTGTACACGGCAGCGTTTGCGGCAGCCGAATTTGGGGTGGTGACGGGGGTGTATGCCTACGTGTCGTTTCTGAACGTGCTGTTCACCTACGGCATGGAAACCACCTATTTCCGCTTTGCCAACCGCCCGGGCACCGACCGCCGGGACCTGTACGACCGGGTGCTGAGCCTGCTGCTGCTGAGCACTGTCGTGCTCACCATCGTGCTCATTCTGCTGGCCAAGCCGCTGCTGGCCATGCTGGGCATTCCGCCGGGCCACGAGCAGTACGGCGTGTGGATGGCCCTGATTCTGGGCCTAGACGCCCTGGCGGCCATTCCCTTTGCCCGGCTGCGACTGGAAAACAAGGCCCGCAAGTTTGCCACCATCCGGTTGGTGAACATCGTGGTGAACGTGGGGCTGAACCTGTTCTTTCTGGTGTTTTGCCCGGCGGTGGCCAGCGGCAAGTGGCTGCCCGGCCTGCAGCCGCTGGTGGCGCGGGTGTTCGACCCCACCATTGGGGTGAGCTATGTGTTTCTGTCGAACCTGTTTGCCAGCGGGCTCACGCTGCTGCTGCTGTGGCGCGAGGTGCTGGATTTCCGCTTCCGTCTGAACCTGGCCTTTCTGCGGCCGCTGCTGGGCTACACCTTCCCGCTCATGCTGATGGGACTGGCTGGCATGGTAAACGAGACGCTGGACCGCATCATGCTGCCCATGTGGCTGCCCAGGAATTTCTACCCCGGCCAAAGCAGCCTCACGGCGGTGGGCATTTACGGGGCCTGTTACAAGCTCAGCATCTTCATGCAGCTCGTGAACCAAGCGTTTCGCTACGCCGCCGACCCCTTCTTTTTCTCGCAGGCCACCGAGAAGAACTCGCCCGCCACGTTTGCCTTGGTAATGAAATGGTTTACGCTGTGCTGCGCCGTGATATTTGTGGGCGTCAGCCTTAATGTGGAGGATTTCGGGCGGCTTTTCCTCAAGCGGCCCGAGTACCTGCAGGGGCTGGTGGTGGTGCCCATTCTGCTGCTGGCCAACCTGTTTCTGGGCGTGTACTACAACCTGTCGGTGTGGTTTAAGCTGACCGACAAGACCTACTTCGGCACCTACATCGGGGCGGGCGGGGCCGTGCTCACCATTGCGCTCAACTTCTTGTTGATTCCGCTGCTGGGCTACCTGGGCTCGGCCCTGGCCACACTGGCCTGCTACTTTATGATGGCGGTGCTGTGCTGGCGGCTGGGCGAGCGACACTTTCCGGTGCCCTACCCGGCGCTGCGGCTGGGGCTGTGGCTGCTGTTTGCCGCTGGGCTGGTGGCGCTGGGCTGGTGGCTGCAGCCGGCCGATTGGTGGATGCGCCACGCTTGGCACGCGGGCCTGACGGTGCTGTTCCTGGCAGCGCTGTGGGCGGTGGAGCGGCCGCAGGCGGCTTTTTCCACCAAAGCGGCCTGA
- the dut gene encoding dUTP diphosphatase produces MLIPVINHSGHPLPEYQTPHAAGLDLRAHLPEGPVTLGPLERQLIPTGLGMEIPVGYEAQVRPRSGLAVKHGIGIVNSPGTIDADYRGEIRVLLVNLSNEPFVVNDGERIAQLIVAKHETIAWQPAETLSVTQRGAGGYGSTGKS; encoded by the coding sequence ATGCTCATTCCCGTCATCAACCACTCCGGCCATCCGCTACCCGAATACCAGACGCCCCACGCCGCCGGCCTCGATTTGCGGGCCCACCTGCCTGAGGGCCCCGTCACGCTGGGCCCGCTGGAGCGGCAGTTGATTCCGACGGGGCTGGGTATGGAAATTCCGGTGGGCTACGAGGCGCAGGTGCGGCCCCGCAGTGGGCTGGCCGTGAAGCACGGCATCGGCATTGTGAACAGCCCGGGCACGATAGACGCCGACTACCGGGGCGAAATCCGGGTGTTGCTGGTGAATTTATCGAACGAGCCCTTCGTGGTGAACGACGGCGAACGCATTGCCCAACTGATAGTTGCCAAGCACGAAACCATTGCCTGGCAGCCCGCCGAAACCTTGAGCGTAACCCAACGCGGCGCGGGTGGGTATGGCAGTACAGGAAAAAGCTAA
- a CDS encoding sugar phosphate nucleotidyltransferase, translating into MKIIVPMAGMGKRMRPHTLTVPKPLIPIAGKPIVQRLVEDIAKVCGEPVDEVAFIIGRFGAEVEKNLVKIAESVGAKGTIVYQDEPLGTAHAILCAKEALTGPVVVAFADTLFKADFTLDSSVPGTIWVQQVEDPRPFGVVKLNEQGQITDFVEKPETFVSDLAIIGIYYFQDGDYLRDELQYLLDNDIKDKGEYQLTNALENMKNKGTVFVPGRVTEWLDCGNKDATVYTNQRYLEYLKERGESLVASSAKITNSVIIEPVYIGENAIVTDSVVGPHVSLGDHANVRDSRLSNSIVQQSASVLNAVITNSMIGNHAGVTGTPDDLSLGDYNQLRV; encoded by the coding sequence ATGAAAATCATCGTTCCGATGGCCGGCATGGGCAAGCGCATGCGCCCCCACACCCTCACCGTTCCCAAACCCCTGATTCCGATTGCGGGCAAGCCCATTGTGCAGCGCCTCGTGGAGGACATTGCCAAAGTGTGCGGCGAGCCGGTGGACGAAGTCGCTTTCATCATCGGTCGCTTTGGCGCCGAGGTGGAGAAAAACCTGGTGAAAATAGCCGAGTCGGTGGGCGCCAAAGGAACCATCGTGTACCAGGACGAGCCCCTGGGCACGGCCCACGCCATTCTCTGCGCCAAAGAGGCCTTGACCGGCCCCGTGGTGGTGGCATTTGCCGACACGCTGTTCAAAGCCGACTTCACCCTCGATTCCAGCGTGCCCGGCACCATCTGGGTGCAGCAGGTGGAAGACCCGCGCCCCTTCGGCGTGGTGAAATTGAACGAGCAGGGCCAGATTACCGATTTCGTGGAGAAGCCCGAGACGTTCGTGTCGGACCTGGCCATCATCGGCATCTACTACTTCCAGGACGGCGACTACCTGCGCGATGAGCTGCAGTACCTGCTCGACAACGACATCAAGGACAAAGGCGAGTACCAGCTCACCAACGCCTTGGAGAATATGAAGAACAAAGGCACGGTGTTCGTGCCCGGCCGCGTGACCGAGTGGCTCGACTGCGGCAACAAAGACGCCACCGTATACACGAACCAGCGCTACCTGGAGTACCTGAAGGAGCGCGGCGAGTCGCTGGTGGCTTCATCGGCCAAAATCACCAATTCGGTCATTATTGAGCCGGTGTACATCGGCGAAAACGCCATCGTGACGGACTCGGTGGTGGGCCCGCACGTGAGCCTGGGCGACCACGCCAACGTGCGCGACTCGCGCCTGTCGAATTCCATTGTGCAGCAGTCGGCTTCGGTGCTGAATGCGGTTATCACCAATTCGATGATTGGCAACCACGCCGGCGTGACCGGTACGCCCGACGACTTGAGCCTGGGCGATTATAACCAGTTGCGCGTGTGA